In the genome of Streptomyces sp. SAI-127, the window GACACGGTGGGGTGACCTGGGGGAGAGTCGTCGCGGCCCGTTCAAGAGTGCGGTACCGTCCAACGTCGTGAGCCCTGTACGTCGCTGTTCGCGCACCGCTTGCGGCCGTCCCGCCGTCGCGACGCTGACGTACGTCTACGCCGACTCGACCGCGGTCCTCGGCCCGCTCGCCACCTACGCCGAACCCCACTGCTACGACCTGTGCGCCGAGCACTCCGAGCGCCTCACCGCCCCACGAGGCTGGGAGGTCGTCAGGCTCCTCGACGCCTCGGCCCCGGCCCGGCCCAGCGGGGACGACCTGGAAGCGCTTGCCAACGCAGTGCGCGAAGCGGCCCGTCCGCAGGAGCGCGCCGCCGAAGCCGGCGGAGCTCGCGCGGCCGACCCGATGGAGGTCGCACGCCGCGGTCATCTGCGGGTACTGCGCTCTCCCGACAACTGACCCGTCTTCCAGGCGCGTTCGGCGCGCTTTTCGCTCGCTGACCCACGCACGCCCCATTGACGTGAACTTGGCGCGGACACGACCATTCCGTTAAGCAGAAGTGAGAAATCGCTTTCCGCCTGACGGAATCGGGGGAGGCGCCCGTGTACGTCCAGGAACTCGAACCCGTCGCCGACTCGCTCGGGCTGTCCGCCCTCGTCGCGGCCCTGCCCCTGCTGATCGTCCTCGTTCTGCTCGGCGGCGTCCGCATGAAGGCGCACCTGGCGGGCCTCACAGGCCTCCTGGCGGCCGCTCTGGTCGCCTGGCTCGCCTATGGCATGCCGCTGGGCCAGACCGTCTCCAGTGCCGCGCAGGGGGCCGCCTTCGGGCTCTTCCCCATCCTGTGGATCGTCGTCAACGCCCTGTGGGTGTACCGGATGACCGTCCGCACCCGGCACTTCGACATCCTGCGCCGCTCCTTCGGGAGGCTGTCCGACGACCCGCGCATCCAGGCCCTCGTCGTCGCCTTCTGCTTCGGCGCGCTCCTGGAGGCCCTCGCCGGGTTCGGCGCACCGGTCGCGATCTGCTCGGTCATGCTCGTCGCCCTCGGCTTCGACCCGGTGCGCGCGGCGGTTGTCGCGCTGGTCGCCAACACCGCCCCGGTGGCCTTCGGCGCGATGGGCACACCGGTCGTGACACTCGCGCAGGTCACCGGGCTGCCGTTGGACGACGTGGCGTCCGTGGTGGGCCGTCAGACGCCTCTGCTGGCCCTCGTGGTGCCTCTGGTGCTGGTCTTCCTGGTCGACGGCAGACGGGGCCTGCGCGAGACCTGGGTGCCCGCACTGGTCTGCGGAGTCGCCTTCGCCGTCGCCCAGTTCGCGGCCTCCAACTACGTCTCCGCGCAACTCGCCGACATCGGGGCCGCCTTGGCCGGCGCGGGTGCCCTGGTCGCCGTACCGCACGCGCGCGTACCGGCCGACGAGTCCGTACGCGCGTCCGTGCTGACCGGCGCGCGCAGCGAGGACCTCGACGAGACGGACCCGCGCGGTGAAGTCCTGCGCGCCTACGCCCCATACGCGCTGATCGTCGTGATCTTCTCCGTCGCGCAGGTACCGGCCGTCAAGGACTGGCTGGCGAAGGCGACCCGGATGTACGACTGGCCCTTCCTCAACGTCGTGAGTCCCGACGGGGATCCGGTCGGCGGCAACGTCTTCACCTGGCCGATCGTCTCCACCGGCGGCAGCCTCGTGCTGCTCGCGGGGATCCTGACAGCCCTCGTGCTCGGCGTGCACGCGCGCGTGGCGGTCCGTGAATGGGCGGCGACCGTCCATGAGTTGAGGTTCGCGATCCTGACCGTGACGTCCGTGCTGGCGCTCGCGTACGTCATGAACCTCTCCGGACAGGCCGCCACCATCGGCCACTTCGTAGCGGCCGCGGGCGCCGGACTGGCCTTCCTGTCGCCGGTCCTCGGCTGGTTCGGAGTGGCCGTCTCCGGTTCCGACACCTCGGCCAACGCGCTGTTCGGGGCGTTGCAGGTGACCGCCGCGCGGGAGTCCGGGCTCTCCCCGGAGCTGCTGGCCGCCGCCAACAGCTCGGGCGGGGTGCTCGGCAAGATGATCTCGCCACAGAACCTCACCATCGCCTGCGCGGCCGTCGGGCTCGCGGGCCGTGAGGGGGACCTGCTGCGCAAGGTGCTGCCCTGGAGCCTCGGACTGCTGCTGGTGATGTGCCTGATCGTGGTCGGACAGAGCTCACCGGTCCTGGGCTGGATGCTTCCCTGACCCCGTCGACGCCGTCTGACCTCAGGTAACGGCTCGGAGTCCACTTGGCTCCCGCACAACCCGCTGTCAGTGGCTACGGGTAGTTTGTGGTGACCGACAGGACTTTCAGAAGGGTTGGCCGTGGCTGATCTGTCACAGCTCGTGAAGGCGTACGACGTGCGGGGAGTCGTTCCCGACCAGTGGGACGAGACGCTGGCCGAGCTCTTCGGTGCCGCCTTCGTCCAGGTGACCGGGGCGAGCGCGATCGTGACCGGCCACGACATGCGGCCCACGTCCCCGGGTCTGTCGCGGGCCTTCGCGCGCGGAGCGGCCGCCCGCGGCGTGGACGTCACCGAGATCGGCCTGTGCTCGACCGACCAGCTGTACTACGCCTCCGGCGCGCTGAACCTGCCGGGCGCGATGTTCACGGCCTCCCACAACCCCGCCCAGTACAACGGCATCAAGATGTCCCGTGCGGGCGCGGCCCCGGTCGGCCAGGACACCGGCCTCGCCGAGATCCGCGAACTGGTCGAGCGGTGGAGCGAGGCGGGCGCCCCGGAAGCGGCCGCGGGGACCGGCACGATCACGCAGCGGGACACGCTGGACGACTACGCGGCCCACCTGCGCTCCCTCGTCGACCTGACCTCCATCCGCCCCCTGAAGGTCGTCGTGGACGCGGGCAACGGCATGGGCGGCCACACCGTGCCGACGGTGTTCGCGGGCCTGCCCCTGGACGTCGTCCCGATGTACTTCGAACTGGACGGCACGTTCCCGAACCACGAGGCCAACCCCCTCGACCCGGCGAACATCGTCGACCTCCAGAAGCGGGTCCGCGAGGAGGGGGCCGACCTCGGCATAGCCTTCGACGGCGACGCCGACCGCTGCTTCGTCGTCGACGAGCGCGGAAACCCGGTCTCCCCGTCCGCCATCACCGCCCTGGTGGCCTCCCGCGAGCTCGCCAGGCACGGCGGCAAGGGCACGGTCATCCACAACCTGATCACCTCCTGGTCGGTCCCGGAGGTCGTCAAGGAGAACGGCGGCACACCGGTACGCACGCGCGTGGGCCACTCCTTCATCAAGGCCGAGATGGCGAGGACCGGCGCGATCTTCGGCGGCGAGCACTCGGCGCACTACTACTTCAAGGACTTCTGGAACGCGGACACGGGCATGCTGGCGGCCCTCCACGTCCTGGCCGCACTGGGCGGCCAGGAAGACCCGCTCTCGTCCCTGGTGGCCCAGTACGACCGTTACGTCGGCTCCGGCGAGATCAACTCCACGGTCGCCGACCAGACGGACCGCCTGGCCGCGATCAAGGCGGCCTACGAGGGCCAGGAGGGCGTACAGCTCGACGAGCTCGACGGCCTCACGGTCACCACCCCCGACTGGTGGTTCAACGTCCGCCCCTCCAACACGGAACCCCTCCTGCGCCTCAACGCGGAGGCGAGGGACGAGGCGACGACGGCGAAGATACGCGACGAGGTACTGGCGATCATCAGAGCCTGACGGAACGCGGCTGCCGGGGGCGAGGTGGCGGGGCGAACGACCAAGTCGCGGCTCGGGCCCCGGCGTAAAAACCGCGACGGGAACCCCCACCCGCCGACCTCGCCCCAACCCCGGCGCCCCCCTCTCCCCGGCGGTACCCTGACCAGGCACATCCGCACATGCAGCCGTCCGCCCCCGAAGGGAACCCCCATGCCGCTCGAAGCCGGCCTCCTGGAGATCCTCGCCTGCCCGGCCTGTCACGCCCCCCTCAAGGAGCAGGACACCGAGCTGATCTGCACCGGCCAGGACTGCGGCCTGGCATACCCGGTCCGCGACGGCATCCCCGTCCTCCTCGTCGACGAGGCCCGCCGCCCCGCGTGACGTCCCCGCTGCCGCCGTAGGCGAGACAGCGACCCAGCTGCCGTAAGAGCGACAACGACACAGCGACCACCGGAGTCCCGGACCCGCGCGACCGACGACCCGGCGAAGCGACAACCCGGCGTCCCCGGAGACCCGGCGATCGGAGGCTGCCGCCCCATGCTCGACGAATCGCTGCTAGACACCCCCGAGGCCCTCTCGGAGGCCGACCGCCGAGGCCTGCTCCGCGGCGCCGCGGAGGCCGGCGCCCGCGTCCGCACGGCAGCCCGGCACGCCGCCGAGGCGGGGGTGAACGACCTCAAGCCCGACGGCCGCCCCCGTGCCGTCCTCATCGCAGGACCCGGCGCCGCCGCCACCTGCGCCGCCGACCTCCTCGGCACACTCGCCGGCGCCGGCAGCCCCGTCACCCGCCTCGCCCCCACCGGAGTCGCCCCCGCCGCGGGCGCCCTGCGCTGGGAACTCCCCGGCTGGGCGGGCTCGGTCGACCTGCTTCTGATCGCCACTCCCGACGGCACCGAACCGGGCCTGTCCCTGCTCGCCGACCAGGCCTACCGGCGCGGCTGCACGGTCGTCGCGGTGGCGCCCGGCCGCACACCGCTCAGCGAGGCGGTCGAGGGCGCACACGGCATGTTCGTGCCCATGGCCACGGCCCCGTACGAGCAGGCCACACCCCTCACCGCATCCGCCCCCGGCGTCCTGTGGGCCCTGCTCACACCGCTGCTCGCGATCCTCGACCGCGCCGGCCTGCTCACCGCCCCGCCCGACACGCTCGAGAAGATCGCAGACCGCCTCGACCAGATCGCCGAGCGCTGTGGCCCCGCCATCGCGACCTACAGCAACCCGGCCAAGACCCTCGCCGCCGAACTCTTCGACGCGCTCCCGGTGATCTGGACCGAGGGCACCTCCGCAGGGCCCGCGGGCCGCCGTTTCGCCGCCGCTCTCGCCGAGCTCTCCGGCCGCCCCGCCGTGATCTCCGAACTTCCCGAGGCCCTCGCCGCGCACAGCACGCTGCTCGCCGGGCCGCTGGCCGCCAGCGCCGACCCGGACGACTTCTTCCGCGACCGCGTCGAGGAAGCTCCCGCGCTGCACGCGCGCGTGGTGCTCCTTCGCGACCGGCCCATCGGCGGTCTCAGCGCCGCTCCGGCCGCCCGTGACCTGGCCCTCAGCCACGACACGCCGATCAGCGAGCTGGAGCCCGAGTCCGGCGGCGAGATCGAGACCCTCGCGGAACTGATCGCCGTCACGGATTTCGCCGCCGTTTACCTGGCGCTCGCCTCGGGGGCCTGACGTTGCCCAGGACGCCCTGATCGCCGTACGTACAGAAAGAGCCTGATGGACCGCCTCGACAACACCATCCGCCCCTACGCCTGGGGTTCCACCACCGCCATCCCCGAACTCCTCGGCGTCCGCGCGACCGGTGAACCGCAGGCGGAGCTGTGGATGGGCGCCCACCCGGGAGCCCCCTCACGCACCGGCCGGGGCACGCTCGTCGAGGTCATCGCCGCAGACCCGGCGAAGGAACTCGGCGCCGAGGCCGTCGCCAAGTTCGGCCCCCGGCTGCCCTTCCTGCTCAAGATCCTTGCCGCGGGCGCCCCGCTCTCCCTCCAGGTGCACCCCGACCTCGCCCAGGCGAAAGAGGGTTACGACGACGAGGTGCGCCGCGGCATCCCCGTTGACGCGGGCCACCGCAACTACAAGGACGCCAACCACAAGCCCGAACTGATCTGCGCGCTCACCGAGTTCGACGGCCTGTGCGGCTTCCGTGAGCCCGCGCGCGCGGCCGAGTTGCTCGACGCGCTCGGCGTCGACTCCCTCAAGCCCTACGTCGACCTCCTGCACGCCCGCCCCGAGGAGGCGGCCCTGCGGGAGGTCCTGACGGCCGTCCTGACCGCCGACCGCGCGGAGATGGCCCACACGGTCACCGAGGCCGCGGCCGCCTGCGCCCGCCTCGGCGGCGACCACGCCCCGTACGCCGACATCGCCCACCACTACCCGGGCGACCCGGGCGTCGTCGCCGCGATGCTCCTCAACCACGTCCGACTCCAGCCCGGCGAGGCCCTGTTCCTCGGCGCAGGCATCCCGCACGCCTACCTGAGCGGCCTCGGCGTCGAGATCATGGCCAACTCCGACAACGTCCTGCGCTGCGGCCTGACCCCCAAGCACGTCGACGTCCCCGAACTCCTGCGCATCGTCCGCTTCGAGGCCGCCGACCCCGGCGTCCTCCGCCCCGAGGCGTCCCCGGACGGCGAGGAGGTCTACGAGACCCCCATCGACGAGTTCCGGCTCTCCCGCTACGTCCTTCCCGAAGGCGGCGCCACCCACGACCTGACCCGCCCGACCCCGCAGATCCTGCTCTGCACGGCAGGTTCCGTGCGAACCGGGGAACACGAACTGAGCCCCGGCCGGTCGGTGTTCGTACCGGCGGGCGAGAAGGCCGAGGTGTCCGGCACGGGCACGGTCTTCCGGGCAACGGTGATCGTGTGACCGTGACGTGTGATCGTATGACCGGGCCTGTGGACGGCTGAGACGTCCGTGCCGGGCGATGCTGCAAGAATGGCCCCCCGGCAAAGGACGGGCAAAGGCCTGGACGGGCACAGAGGCACTTGAGGCGAAGGGACAACGCGAGCAGATGAGCGCGTCAGGCGGAACCAAGGCGATCGTGGCGGCACTCGGCGCCAACCTCGCGATCGCGGCATCGAAGTTCGTGGCGTTCGCGTTCAGCGGCTCCTCGTCGATGCTCGCCGAGGGCGTGCACTCCCTCGCCGACTCCGGAAACCAGTTCCTGCTGCTGCTCGGCGGCAAGAAGGCCCAACGCGAGGCCACCCCGCAACACCCCTTCGGGTACGGCCGCGAGCGCTACATCTACGCCTTCCTGGTCTCCATCGTCCTCTTCTCGGTCGGCGGCATGTTCGCCGTCTACGAGGGCTACGAGAAGATCAAGCACCCTCACGAGATCGAGCACTGGTACTGGCCGGTGGGCGTCCTCGTCTTCGCGATCATCGCCGAGAGCTTCTCCTTCCGGACGGCCATCAAGGAGTCCAACCCGCTGCGCGGCAACCTCTCCTGGAAGGAGTTCGTGCGCCGCGCCAAGGCACCCGAGCTCCCGGTCGTCCTCCTCGAGGACCTCGGCGCGCTCGTCGGCCTGGTCCTCGCCCTCGGCGGCGTCGGCCTGGCCCTGCTCACCGGCGACGGCGTGTGGGACGGCATCGGCACCCTCTGCATCGGCATCCTGCTCATCCTGATCGCCCTCGTCCTGGCGGTGGAGACCAAGTCGCTGCTGCTCGGCGAGGCCGCCGGCATCGAGGCGGTCCAGAAGATCGAGGCCGCGATCGTCGACGGCCACACCGTCACCGGCATCATCCACATGCGCACGCTCCACCTCGGTCCCGAGGAACTGCTCATCGCAGCCAAGATCGCCGTCCAGCACGACGACACGGCCGCCGAGGTCGCCTCCGCGATCAACGCCGCCGAGTCCCGTATCCGCGAGGCCGTCCCGATCGCCCGCGTCATCTACCTGGAGCCGGACATCTACAGCGAGACCGAGGCCGCCAAGGGCGCCGACCGGGAGGCGACCCCCGGGGGACCGGCACAGCAGCCGACGGCCGGCCACTGAGGCTCTGTCGCGGTACGGCCTTTTGCTGCACGAGGACGGGGCCCGCCGGCTTTCTCGGCGGGCCCCGTCGGTTCTCGGTGCTCCGGCAGCTACCGGATCTCGCTCAGCACCTCCAGCACCGCCCCCTCGTCCGGCGCCGCGATGAGCCGCTCCCGGAACCCGGGGTCCATCAGTTTGCGCGACAGCAGCGCCAGGATCCGTAGGTGTTCATCGCCCGCAGCCGCCTCCGGCACGGAGATCATGAAGACCAGCCTGGCCTTCGTACCGTCCAGCGAACCCCACTCGACGCCCTC includes:
- a CDS encoding SIS domain-containing protein, with translation MLDESLLDTPEALSEADRRGLLRGAAEAGARVRTAARHAAEAGVNDLKPDGRPRAVLIAGPGAAATCAADLLGTLAGAGSPVTRLAPTGVAPAAGALRWELPGWAGSVDLLLIATPDGTEPGLSLLADQAYRRGCTVVAVAPGRTPLSEAVEGAHGMFVPMATAPYEQATPLTASAPGVLWALLTPLLAILDRAGLLTAPPDTLEKIADRLDQIAERCGPAIATYSNPAKTLAAELFDALPVIWTEGTSAGPAGRRFAAALAELSGRPAVISELPEALAAHSTLLAGPLAASADPDDFFRDRVEEAPALHARVVLLRDRPIGGLSAAPAARDLALSHDTPISELEPESGGEIETLAELIAVTDFAAVYLALASGA
- a CDS encoding phosphomannomutase/phosphoglucomutase: MAVADLSQLVKAYDVRGVVPDQWDETLAELFGAAFVQVTGASAIVTGHDMRPTSPGLSRAFARGAAARGVDVTEIGLCSTDQLYYASGALNLPGAMFTASHNPAQYNGIKMSRAGAAPVGQDTGLAEIRELVERWSEAGAPEAAAGTGTITQRDTLDDYAAHLRSLVDLTSIRPLKVVVDAGNGMGGHTVPTVFAGLPLDVVPMYFELDGTFPNHEANPLDPANIVDLQKRVREEGADLGIAFDGDADRCFVVDERGNPVSPSAITALVASRELARHGGKGTVIHNLITSWSVPEVVKENGGTPVRTRVGHSFIKAEMARTGAIFGGEHSAHYYFKDFWNADTGMLAALHVLAALGGQEDPLSSLVAQYDRYVGSGEINSTVADQTDRLAAIKAAYEGQEGVQLDELDGLTVTTPDWWFNVRPSNTEPLLRLNAEARDEATTAKIRDEVLAIIRA
- a CDS encoding Trm112 family protein produces the protein MPLEAGLLEILACPACHAPLKEQDTELICTGQDCGLAYPVRDGIPVLLVDEARRPA
- a CDS encoding DUF3499 domain-containing protein, with the protein product MSPVRRCSRTACGRPAVATLTYVYADSTAVLGPLATYAEPHCYDLCAEHSERLTAPRGWEVVRLLDASAPARPSGDDLEALANAVREAARPQERAAEAGGARAADPMEVARRGHLRVLRSPDN
- a CDS encoding cation diffusion facilitator family transporter; translated protein: MSASGGTKAIVAALGANLAIAASKFVAFAFSGSSSMLAEGVHSLADSGNQFLLLLGGKKAQREATPQHPFGYGRERYIYAFLVSIVLFSVGGMFAVYEGYEKIKHPHEIEHWYWPVGVLVFAIIAESFSFRTAIKESNPLRGNLSWKEFVRRAKAPELPVVLLEDLGALVGLVLALGGVGLALLTGDGVWDGIGTLCIGILLILIALVLAVETKSLLLGEAAGIEAVQKIEAAIVDGHTVTGIIHMRTLHLGPEELLIAAKIAVQHDDTAAEVASAINAAESRIREAVPIARVIYLEPDIYSETEAAKGADREATPGGPAQQPTAGH
- the manA gene encoding mannose-6-phosphate isomerase, class I; the encoded protein is MDRLDNTIRPYAWGSTTAIPELLGVRATGEPQAELWMGAHPGAPSRTGRGTLVEVIAADPAKELGAEAVAKFGPRLPFLLKILAAGAPLSLQVHPDLAQAKEGYDDEVRRGIPVDAGHRNYKDANHKPELICALTEFDGLCGFREPARAAELLDALGVDSLKPYVDLLHARPEEAALREVLTAVLTADRAEMAHTVTEAAAACARLGGDHAPYADIAHHYPGDPGVVAAMLLNHVRLQPGEALFLGAGIPHAYLSGLGVEIMANSDNVLRCGLTPKHVDVPELLRIVRFEAADPGVLRPEASPDGEEVYETPIDEFRLSRYVLPEGGATHDLTRPTPQILLCTAGSVRTGEHELSPGRSVFVPAGEKAEVSGTGTVFRATVIV
- a CDS encoding L-lactate permease — its product is MYVQELEPVADSLGLSALVAALPLLIVLVLLGGVRMKAHLAGLTGLLAAALVAWLAYGMPLGQTVSSAAQGAAFGLFPILWIVVNALWVYRMTVRTRHFDILRRSFGRLSDDPRIQALVVAFCFGALLEALAGFGAPVAICSVMLVALGFDPVRAAVVALVANTAPVAFGAMGTPVVTLAQVTGLPLDDVASVVGRQTPLLALVVPLVLVFLVDGRRGLRETWVPALVCGVAFAVAQFAASNYVSAQLADIGAALAGAGALVAVPHARVPADESVRASVLTGARSEDLDETDPRGEVLRAYAPYALIVVIFSVAQVPAVKDWLAKATRMYDWPFLNVVSPDGDPVGGNVFTWPIVSTGGSLVLLAGILTALVLGVHARVAVREWAATVHELRFAILTVTSVLALAYVMNLSGQAATIGHFVAAAGAGLAFLSPVLGWFGVAVSGSDTSANALFGALQVTAARESGLSPELLAAANSSGGVLGKMISPQNLTIACAAVGLAGREGDLLRKVLPWSLGLLLVMCLIVVGQSSPVLGWMLP